The Phaeocystidibacter marisrubri genomic interval GAAGATGTCTATACGAGGCTTCCATCCCAAAGGAAAAATTCAGGTACTTATTAACGGGTAACTGATAGGAGTACTTTGCGTCCAGATAGGTTATTTCGATTGCATCATTATTTTGAGAATCATAGATATACTGCAAACCCAATCCTCCGTTTAATGAGGAAACCTGAGCATCATAAGAGCCACGAAGAGTTTGATATACACCTAAAGATGGAAATTGATTCCGATAGTTCAACGTGATATTCTGACACGTAGAAAGCCCAGAAAAGGCAGGATTGAAATAAGTTCTATTCGCATTAAGTTGACCAAAGAAAGCATCTTGGGAGTACCCTGAAACGAACACTAACACACTTGTCAATAGAAGTATGGAACGAAGCGGTTTTAAAATCATGAGGTTGAGCGTTTAATCTCACCAATTTAAAAAAAAAGAGGCTCCGAAGAGCCTCTTATATAGCGCACTACCTAATTAAAGTAATTGAACCGCGCTCTTCTTTTAACTTCCCTCCTTCAGATCGATACTTCAACACAAAGAAGTAAACGCCTTCTGGAGATTCATCTCCCTTAAAGGATCCATCCCATCCTTCATCTGGAGTATTGGTATGGAACACTCGGTTACCCCATCTGTCTACAATACTCAAATCGTATTCAGAAGCATCTTCAAACATTGTATGAGGTTTCCAAACTCTATTTTCTGGAATTGAGCTGTTCGGAGTAAATGCCGTTGGGAAGAATCCTCGTGCATCAAGATCTACGCACACCTCATTTGAGTAGCTCGTCATAGGGTTTCCACTTTCGTCGAGATATCCCAATGGGTTGTTGGCTTCAACAGCTGCCACACGATAACAGAACACGCCTTTACCATTTCCAAACTGACGGATATTATCAGAATAACTGGTCTCGGTAATATCATTGGCTACCAATACCCAATTCGGTGAATTGTCCGCTTTGCGGTAAACATTGTAATGATCTACAATTCCACCATAATCGCGGTAAGCATTCCAAGTCAACTGGTTGGTGAGGTTCTCGTTTGAGCTCACTTCCAGTAGAATATTGGTACCGAAGTTCGATACGGTATCAACTCCTCCACAGGAATTTGCACTTCGAATGCGATAGATATATCGAGCTTCATCGGTATTGGCACTGAAATCTACAAACTTGATATGGAACGGAGCGGCTGTAGGCATTGGCACAACACCAACGGTCTGCCATGGCCCGAGCGTATCTTCGGCTCTTTGAACCTGATACTCCTCCACATCTGCTCTGCCGTCGATAAACGCCCATACTTCTACGGAACCATCAATCTGTACTGTTGTTCTTGCCAAGTACTGTAGCTTCGATTGAATGATCACATCACTTTGAATACAGTATTCATTTGAAGTTGAAGTCACTAGGCCAGAGGTATCCGTTGCAACAATGTAGTAGCAATACTCTGCACCTGACAAGAGGTTCTCTTGGATGAACGTCGTGTCATCACCTGGGTTGGTTCCAATTAGAACACCCGTGTTCGTGGTACCGCCAACTGTCACATCGGCCATCACTTTGTAGTTATCTACACCACCAGGCCAATTGTTGTATTGATTCCATTTCAATTCAATACTGCCTTCACAGACATCTAGGAGTCCATCTAAGAACAAGGTTTGATGGATGAAAACTTCGCTCGTATCACTGTAGTTGTAACAACTGTCCCTACTTACTACTTTGTACCGTTCGGAAGCAATGGTTGGATCCGAGGTCGCCAAAGTATATGGCAAGGTGATCGGCACTGGAATCACTTCCTGAACCTGCCAAGCAGTTCCATCGTGAATCAGCACGTGGTATTCAACAACATCGCCGTACTTGGTCGGTTTGAAATCGATCACCGTTTGACCGTTATTGACCGTTACATAGTTGATATCTAACACGTCCTCGTTAATCTTATCTGCCAGTGTATCTGAAGCTAGGAATGATCCACAACTCCCTGCAATTCGAATCTGATAATCAACCGATTCTCTACACAAGTTGATGGTATCGTTGTAGTTTCTGTCGTTGGTTTGACCTAACATTTGCCAATCATTGGCTCCTGTAATTTGTCTCCAAATCTCATAGGTAAATACCATACTTGAATCGGCACTTGGCGCATTCCAAGACAACTTAGCTACATATGGATCAATGGCTGGGAAAGGCACCATTACCGGGCTGATAGCAATCAAGGTATCTGAAGGATCACTTTCTTGTTCACAGCCACCATAGGTTCTCATGAAGTAGTACAATTCAGCCGTATCTGGATTGAGGTCTGTATAAGCTACATCGCTGTAGTTATAAATGGTATCTAATGGTGAGAAGTTGTTGCCATCCCCTCTAAACACCACATAGAAATCGAAGTTCTGAGCGGTGTCTTCAGGAATAGGCGGAGTAAATCCGAGAGACATTGATTTGGTGGTTGGATCGTAATCCAGACACTGCGACATGGTTGGTGGTACTGGATCTGGTGAAATCACATTAATCCTTGCTGAAATCAACTTAAAGGAAGGAGCTGGACAGTAGTTATCCTCCATTTTAAAGTAGAAGAGATAGGAACTCTTCGGCTTTCCACAGGCCACCGTAGTAGAATTCAAGTGATCACAATCCGTCTGCCAACTGAAGTCTACGTTGTTGGTGAGCGTTGTGGTCAGTGAGTTTTGTGGAGCTGTTGGAGTGATAGTTGCACAAGGCGGATTAACGATACAGTTATTGGGGTTGCCCAATGGTGTACCTAGGTTACCCCCTACTCCAACGAACTTAATGGTTTGAGGTGTCCAGTTCGCATCGAAATCAGAGTCTACGGATTGCATCCTAAAGTGGATGTATTCCCCGGCGTACACCGTCATTTCGTAGAAGGTTGTGTCTCCGTTAACAACCACGGGATCCAATTGTGGCATAGGTAATGGATCGTTGATCACCTGTAGCGTTGGAGGTACGTTAGATGGGTTGGTAGGAGATGTGACACACGGTAATAAGATGACAGGAATGTCTCTATAAACCTCGGCAACCTTCTGGTTACACTTATAGGCCGTTACCTTCATACAAGTGGCATACTTCCCGGTTAAGTTGGTATTAATAACTACCTGACCGGCATCTTGAGCAAAGCTTTGAATCCCTGGAAGAGGGTTATTGTAACTATAGCCATTGGTGAAGTTAACTGTATTGTTTAGTGAAGTATACAATGGCTGAGCCCAGTCAAAGTAGAGTGAATCTAATTCTTCATCAAAGGCAAAGTTGTTAAAGGCAAATTCATAATCGGTACAGGTTACCACTTTAGGGGCCTGAAGGAAAAGTGGTGAGTTGTCATAACAAGGGTTGGCATTCATATTACCTGAACCGTTGTTATAAGGGAACATAAATGCTCTCAGGAAGTAGTCACCACTTACGATATTGGCCATTCCACTAGGTCGAGCACTTTGTTGCCAGGTAAAGTACCATCCCGACGCTGGTGGAACACCGTTTAATACCACAGCAGGTGTTCTGTAAAGGTATTCTTCTATGGCTCCTGTTTGAGGGTTCCCACAGTTAATGTTATCCGAGCCTGTACAATTAGGACCGCTAGGTGATACATCATGCGGATAGCCTGTTACAAGAGTAAGGGGCATACTTCCCGCAGGAGAGTTTGAATTCAGGTTACCTGGAGGAGGCATAGGTATACCTGTACAGTCGCGATAAATTCTCAAGAAGAAAACATATCTACCACTGGGTTGACATTCCCACCAGATTTCTCCCCCCAACAAGTGAGAAGCAGAAAGACTGAAGGAACCGAGCAAAATAGTGAGAGTAATTAATAGCCTTTTCATTGCTTTTGGTACTATGATTTGTTCGAATGTATTTCGGTTTTTTATAACAAAAAAGGAAAAGCTGCATCAGTCAGTTAACGAGTATTTACGGTAGTTTTCGCTTACTCAGTGGAGTGATTACTTCACGAATTGAGAATCTCATTTGAGCTTTTCGATAAATAAAAAAAGCCCCCCGATTCTCATCGGAGGGCTTCTCATTTCTATACTGGATAGCTTATCGAAGAAGAGTAAATGTACCTCGTTCTTCTTTCAGTTTTCCTGTTTCAGCCTTGTAACGAACCAAGAACATATATGCTCCAGCTTGAGAGGCCGTTCCTTTGTACGTACCATCCCAACCTTCGTCAGGATTCGTTGTACGGAACACCTCTTCACCCCATCTGTTTTGGATGATGAGCAAGTAGTTGTCTTGATCTTCGAACAAGTTCATCGGCTTCCAAACTTGGTTCTCAACATTTGTACTTGTAGGACGGAATGCTGTTGGGAAGAACCCACGTGCATCGTGATTCAAACAAGCTTCGTTAGAGAATGAAGTAAATGGCATTCCTGTTTCATCTACAAATCCAAGTGGGTTTGCAGCTTCAACCGCGGCTACACGATAGCAGAACTGTCCTTTACCGTTACCAAACTGACGGATGTTATCGGTGTACGATGTATCCTGTACATCGTTGGCAACAAGCACCCAGTTAGGAGCTCCATCTACCTTGCGGTATACGTTGTAGTGATCTACAATGCCACCATAATCGCGGTAACGGTTCCAAGTCAACTGGTTCGTCAAGTTATCGTTCACATCTACTTCAAGTAAGATATTCGTACCGAAGTTCGAGATGGTATCCGCACCACCACATTCGTTGGTACTTCTCACACGATAGAAGTAACGTGTGTCATCTGTGTTCGCGCTGAAGTCTACAAATCTAATCTGATAAGGAGCAGCAGTAGGCTTAGGAACCACACCGATGTTCACCCATGGTCCGAGCGTATCTTCAGCACGTTGAACTTGGTACTCAAGTACATCGGCATTTCCATCGATGAATGTCCATGTTTCAACCGAACCATCCAATTGCACAGTAGCGCGAGCCATGTACTGAACTTTTGATTGAATCACGATACTTGAGTTGATACAGTACTGACTAGAGTAGCTCGTATCCATTCCAGTGGTATCCACCGCTCTGATGTAGTAACAGTACTGTGCACCTGACTGAAGGTTCGTGTGGATAAACGTAGTATCTGTGGCAACGTTTGTTCCAATAAGTACACCTGTTTGCTGTGTACCACCTGCTGGAGTAACGTCGGCAAGGATTTCATACTCTGCTGCACCACCTGGCCAGCCTTCGTATTGATTCCACTTCAGCTCCATGATACCATCACACGGATTCAAGTCACCGCGGAGATACATCGTTGTATGAGCAGGTACAATCAGGTCACTACTCTGGTTACCACAACTATCCACTGAAACTACTTTATACGTTTCGGCTTGTTGGTCAGCTGTTGAAGTTGGCACCACATAAACGGTAGGGTTACCCACAGGAATGTTGGCTACATTCACCCAACCAGCACCAGCCTGTCTTTCCAATACAAGGTACTCTAGCACATCACCACTGTTGGTTGGAGGCCAAGATAATTTAGCCATACCCCCTTCTACTGTAGCGTATCCTAAATCGAGTTTATCATTGTTGCTTTGATCGGCAAAGTATCCCGAGTCCGTCCGGGAGTCACAGACACCAGCCATCCGAATTTGGTATTCGAGGTTGTTACCACAGATGTTTACGGTATCACTGTAAGTTGTATCTGTAGTTGTACCAATCATACCCCAAGTACCTGTAATCGCTACACGTCTCCATACTTCGAACGTATCAGCAGCAGCCTCGTAAGTGTACTTCGGACTGTTCCATTCCAATTGAGCCACATAAGGGTTAGTTGGAGGGAAAGCAGTTACGCGTACAGAAACTACAGAGATTGTATCAGAAGAGAACGACTCTTGATCACATCCACCAAACGTACGTACGTAGTAGTAGTTCGCTCCTGGAAGTGGCGCAGGGTCAGTGTAATTCGTTGTCAAGTAATTGGTTACCGTATCGTATGGAGCAAAGCTTGAACCGGATCCTCCACGGTAAATAACGTAGAAGTCAAAGTTTTCACCAGTATCCGATGGGGCTGGCTCAACATAGTCAAAGCTCAGTGTTCCATCTGTATTTGCCTGAACACACGAGTTCGTCAAGTCCGGCGGTTCTGGAGATGGACTCACCACGGTAATCCTAGCTGTAATCAGCTTAAAGGACGGAGCTGGACACGAGTTATCTTCCATTTTAAAGTAGAAGAGATACTGGTTCTTCCGTGTACCCCCTGCCGATGTCGAATAGGAAAGGTGATCACATGTGGTTTGCCAATCGAACTGAACGTTATTCGTACTTGGTGAACTATAACCGGTTTGCGGAGAAATCGGTGTTACAATTGCACAAGGTTGTTGGAATAAACAGTTCGTTGTACTGTTCATAGGATCTCCCAAGTTACCACCTACTCCAACGAACTTAATCGTTTGAGGCAACCATGATGGAAGGAAGTCATAATCCTGAGACTGCATATTGAAGTGAATAGCCTGACCAGCATTCACTGTCATTTCGTAGTAGATGGTATCCTGACCTTGAACTACTGGGGTCAATTGCGGAGCAGGAGCTGGATCGTTAATCACCTCCAAAGTTGGTGGTGAGTTAGTCACACCTGGACATGCAACCAATACAATTGGAATATCGCGGTAAACCGATGCTACACGCTGACCAAACTTGTATGCATCTACTCGCATACAGGTAGCATACTGACCTGTCAAGGTGGTGTTAATCGTTACCTGACCCGCATCTTGAGCAAAATTCTGAATACCTGGAAGTGGGTTGTTTGCAGTGTATCCACCAACAAAAGCTGCTGGAGCCGTTGCTGACACTAGTGGATCATCCCAATCGAAGTAAAGTGAATCCAAATCTTGGTCGAATGCGAAGTTGTTGTACGCAAACTCATAACCTGTACAGGTTACTACCTTTGGAATCTCAAGGAATCGAGGAGATGAGTCGAAACAAGGGTTAGCATTTCGGTTACCTGTACCATCATTAAATGGATACATCGTAGCACGCAAAAAATACCCCGGTTGTCCCGACAAGTTGGCGGTTGCAGGTCGACAACAAGAAGACCAGCTGAACGTCCAACCCGATGCAGGTGGAACCCCCGACAAGGTTACCGGTGTAGAAGTTCTCCAAACGGCTTCTTCAATGGCACCTGAACCTGGAGTGGTTGCTGTAGCACAGTTGATGGTTGAACCACCATCACATTCCGGTGATGCATCTCTTGGATACCCCCCTACAACGTAGTATGGGTCATTGATATCCGTAAGAATAGGAAGACTAATGCTTCCCAAAGGTCCACCACTAATGGTTTGGTTACCGCTTGGCATAGATGCACCACTACAATCGCGATACAATCTCAAATATAGATGGTATTTACCGGCATGAGGACCAGTCTCAATACATCTCCACCAAATTTCACCTCCGAGCAAGTGCGATCCAAAGCTCTGAGTAGTGAGCATCAAACCGAACAAGAGTAATAATATTCTTTTCATCATCTGTTTACATCGATGTTTACCTGCTAAAATACCACTTCTTATTTAAGAAAAAACCTATACAACCTATATGATACTAACGAGTTATTTACCGATGGATTACACCTCGTTAAAGCATTGGGCCAATCTAGCTCATCGCTAGAAATACAGCGGTAAGTAGCACAATGGCTACTAGACCAAATTGTGCCCATTTCAACATAAAAGGACCCGGACGATGAGTGAGAGGAAAGTTTTCTGAGTTAACCAACTTGTAATTGAAATAAGCTACAATAGGACTTGTCAGAAAGGAGGTGATCATCGCAATTTCAATGAGATCGGTCATCCGATCAGCGAACAAACTAACGAGGGTCCACCCTCCTAAGGCTACCACAAGAACAGCACCCCAATATCCAAGTCCCTTTGTGTTTAATAGCGATCTAGACAATTCCAAGGTGGTTCTTCCATATCCATCAAAAACACTGAGAGTGGTACTGAACATGGCCGCCGTTGCTGCAGTCACGATCACCATTTTGAACCCAGAGCCTAGTGTATCGGTGTATATATCGATGAGTGCCCCTGTAAATCCTACAGCTCCTGATGGAAACTCGACAGCGTTGCCGTACATCAACATCACCCCTAATCCCAAGAAGAGAAGAGCCGAGATGGCGCTGAGCCAATAACCAATATGGAAATCCAGAAGTACGCTCTTCAAACGCTTTACATCACCTCCTGAACCGTTCTTCTCTACCGTCCAGATGCTATTCCACACACTTAAGTCTACCGCCGTTGGCATCCATCCAATGAGCGCAATCGTAAATACGAGCGTCTCTCCCTGAGTAAAATCGGGAAGAACAAAATTACCTCCCCTTCCATGGTCTGAGAAGGCAATCACAAAAGCGACTAAAGTTGAAATCGCCAGTATAGTTGTGATTATTTTTATACTGATATCAAGGAAGGCAAACTTACCAAAGGCCAGCCATAGAAAGCAAAGGACGAATATCGATGTGGTAATGACCTCTATAGATACGTTGAGTCCAAGTAAATGAGAAGTGAGACCTGCCGTTACAATGGACACAGCCCCCGTCACGGTGAACATTGAGGCCAAGGTGGACAAAGCATAGATCCATGTCACCCACTTCCCCATCTTCGTATAACCCGAAATAAGAGATTCACCTGTTCCTTCTGCGTAACGTGTACCAAACTCGAAGAAGGGAAACTTGATGATATTGGCAAATAAAATGATGATGGCAAAGCTCCAGCCGTACTCTGCACCTGCGCGAGTGGACTGAACCAAATGACTCACGCCAATCGCCGTAGCGGCAAACAAAAGACCTGGACCAAATACTTTACGCATGCCAAAAGATAAGATTCAGAATGAGGATAAATGAAAAACCCCCGCACTTTCGCACGAGGGTTTCACTAATATAAAACGTTGTTTAGTCTTTCAAGATATTTCTTGAAATCACCAACTTTTGAATTTCCGTGGTTCCTTCTCCAATGGTACAGAGTTTAGAATCACGGTAGTATTTTTCTGCTGGATAATCCTTGGTGTAACCGTAGCCACCGTGGATTTGAATGCCATCTGTACTCACTTCAACAGAAATTTCTGAAGCGTAATACTTGGCCATTGCAGATTCTGTAGTGACAGGCTTACCGGCATCTTTCAACTGCCCAGCGTGTTGAATCATCAATTCAGCACCGTGAATTTTCGTAGCCATCTCTGCCAACTTAAAACCAATAGCTTGGAACTTTGAAATCGATTGTCCGAACTGGTGACGCTCCTTACTGTAAGCCTTTGCCGCAGTGTATGCTCCTTTGGCAATTCCCAATGAAAGGGCAGCAATGGAGATGCGACCTCCATCCAATATCTTCATGGCTTGAATAAATCCTTCACCAACATTTCCAAGAACATTCTCTTTTGGAACTCGGCAGTTGTCGAAGAATAAGCACGCAGTTTCCGAGGCGCGCATTCCAAGTTTATTTTCTTTTTTACCTCCAGAAAAGCCAGGGGTACCTTTTTCTACTACAAAGGCAGTCATTCCGTGAGAATCGCCTTTCTCGCCTGTACGGGCAATCACTACGGCCACTTCACCAGAAATAGCGTGTGTGATGAAGTTCTTTGAACCATTAAGCACCCAATCGTCACCGTCTTGCACTGCTGTAGTAGCCATACCTCCGGCATCAGAACCTGTACCTGTTTCTGTCAAACCCCATGCGCCAATCCATTCAGCGGTAGCCAATTTGGGAATCCAACGCTTCTTCTGCTCTTCGTTACCGAAAGTCAAAATGTGGTTGGTACAAAGACTGTTGTGAGCGGCTACCGACAAACCGATAGATCCACAAACTTGTGAGATTTCATCAATAACTGCGATGTATTCAGCATAACCCATTCCCGCTCCATTGTATTCTTCGGGAACCAAAACGCCCATGAATCCTTGTTGACCCATTTGACGGAATAATTCTACTGGAAAGGTTTGAGCTTCGTCCCACTCCATTACATGTGGACGAATATGTGTTTCGGCAAACGAACGAGCACTCTCGCGAACGAACTTAATCGCTTCTTCGCGCTCAGGGCTTAGGATAGTGTGCATGTTGAATTCTATTTAACTCAGGGATTGCGAAAATAACTAATGAAAATTGATTTTGTTCGAAGTTTCACGTTTACCTCGCCACATTTAGCAGAATTTTCAGAACCTAAACGCTTAAAAAAAGAAAAGGCGCCCCATCGGACGCCTTTCCCCTCGTTTAAATAAGAACTAGAAACCAATAACTGCTTCGAGCATGAATCCGTCGAACTTACCCTCTTGAAGAACAGATCCGTTGAATCCGTCTCCAGAGTATTGTTGGTTCACATATTCAACTTTAACCATCACGTTGTCGGTCATAAACCAACCACCGCCAAAGTTCATTCTGCTAATTTCTTGATCGGCAGCATTCTCGCTAGCGTTACCAGTTACAAGGTTGTAACGGCCGCCTAGGTAAAATCTTTCCTCAGCTCCAAAGCGATAGAGAAGTTCACCTGCCAATTGGGTATAAGAACCACCGGTTACAGTTTCGTTCACATCTCCCATCACCATTTCGTAGATACCGAAGAACTCAAGTCCTTTCCATTTTACAAATGGGTTGATTTGGATACTGCTGAACTTAGTAAAGCTCGGAGCGAAACGACCACTTCTGAAGTTGTCAGATCCTCCTTCTGGAGTCATCACCCAGTAGTAACGTGCACCTGTACGGTCGCCTTTGTAGAGGTAAGTACCGTTGCCAAAGGTTGGACTGTTCAAGAATGATCCAGTCAAACGCACACGGAGATCGTCGTTCAATTGGCTATCGTAACCCAACTTACCGTAGATAGATGGACCTAGGTCTTTGTCGCCACTGTTTACAGTTTGATTCAAGTTACCATTAGATACACCCACTACACCAATGAAACCATTGGTTTGGATGTTCACTTCACCAAATGCTTCCGTAGTAAAGGCATCCATGATGTAATTACCTACAAAAGGGTTGTAGATGGCTCTCGCGTTGTCAGAACGTCTGAAGTGTGCATCACCGTAGTTGATTTCATCCAAACCAATTTTAATGGTTGCGATATCCATGAATCCACTGAGGAATCCCTCTTGGATGAAATCGAGTTTGTCCATTTGGATGTATCCACCTTTCACCCATGCTTCATTATGGTGACGAGAAGATAGATAAGTAACCAAGTTCATTCGAACCCCATCTGCCAATTGAACATCAATATTCAAGTTCGCAGTAGGTAGGTTGAAGTTTGATGCCATATCAATCAAGGTGTCCCCTGATCCTGTTTTATGACTCAATCCTTGGAATTGTAGGGCAAAATCGCCCCCTACTCTCACTTTTAGTCCAGTGAAAGGAACGTTATTTTGCTTAGGAGTTTCAAAGACATTTAGTCCTTCTAAGCCAGCAGGACGGAAGTACTGCATTTCAGGTTGTTGAGCAAGCGCAGGTACGGCAGTTAGAGCAGTTAGCGCAATTACCCAAGTACGCATTCTTGAAAGTTTCATGATCGCGGTAGTTAAGGAATTGTTACAGTTTATCGTTTTAAGATGAGCGCAAAGTTGATGTTGACCTCATCGGCCACCTTCATGGCTCCGAACATAAAGCTTGGAGCGCTCATGCCATGTTGAGAAAATTTTACGCTGTGGGTTCCAGAAAGCTTGATGCTTCCATCACTCAGCTTCGTAAAGTTCGCTTGTACATTGATGTTTCTTTTTACACCGTGAATGGTCAAATCGCCATTCACCGTAGCACGACTTCCATTTAATTGATAGGTTTTCATGACAAACACGATATCTGGATAATCTTCAGCTTCCAGAGATGCATGCATTCTCTTGTTCATCAATCGGTCGCCACTATCCATAGATTCAACCTTGAATACCAGGCGTAAGGATTGAAGTTCATCGTTGGCCACAGTAGATGCCGCTGTAACCTCAGTTACTTTAGCAGACCAATCATGTACATTGGAGGTCCCTTCCACTGTGAATTCAGAGTTGGGACTCATTTGGTAGCTCTGTCCGAATGCAGATAAACCCATTGCGAAGGCCACCGCTGTAGTAAGGAATTTTAGACTTTTCATTTGAGCACGTTTTACAGGTATGAAAGTACTGTGAGTAAATACTTCCGTTACTGCCATTCATCATGTACAAGCATGACTTTTATCATATCATATAATTCGTCAACTTTGCGAAGCAAAATCAGTAAACACCATGAAAAGCAAGCTATTCGTCGCTTTACTCCTACTCCCACTTCTATCTTTAGGGTGGGGACAGACCGGTCACCGTGTTGTTGGAGAGATCGCAGATCGTCATATGTCACCAGAAGCACGAGCAAAAGTGCTCGAGATTCTCGCAGGAGAATCACCTGCTATGGCGAGTAATTGGATGGACTTCATCAAGTCGAATCACGACTACGATCACATGAAGAAGTGGCATTATGTTACCATTCCCGACAGCATTGACTACCACGAAGCTGACACCCCACATGGTGGCGATGCTTACTTGACAATACTCCGTATTATAGAAGAGATAGAAAGTGGAGAGTTTCACGGTTGGACGGAAGCAGAAGCATTGAAGAGCCTCATACACTTAGTGGGTGATCTCCATCAGCCTCTACACGTTGGAAATGGTGAAGACCGCGGCGGAAATGATGTCCGTGTAAAATGGTTTGGTGAGCCTTCTAACCTTCACAGAGTGTGGGATTCGGAAATGATCGATGGTCAGCAGTTGAGCTATACTGAATACACCAATTGGGTAGACGTTGCGACGCAAGACCAAATCTCAAAATGGCAATCTGACGACATTCAAATATGGATGGAAGAGTCTAAAGCAATGCGGGAATCGGTTTACGACATTGAAGATCCCGAACGCTTGGGTTATCAATACAACTACGATCACATTGCAGAATTGAATGATCGATTACTCCGAGCGGGAATCCGACTGGCAGGAATCCTCAACGAATTATATGGATAAAGAGAAAGCGCGCCGCAAAATTGCGGCGCGCTTCGTTTAAATCCCCCCTGTTTTATCGCGATATCATTAGTATCTGCCTCATCTTGTCAGGCTGTATTGAATATTCCATATTCACGCGCCGCAAGAGAGATCTAATATCCTGTTTCTAAGTCTCATATAAAAGACCCTTAGGTTAAATCTTACGCACTTCACCGTTAAGAAGATTCCTACAATTTGTGTCATTTGGTAAGTATTTACTCTTGCAAGACAGTCTTTGATGTTCTTACTTTGCTGTTGACCATGAAACGAGAGACAAACGCAAACCACGACGCGCATTGGACGGCCATGATGGGATTCGACTGGATGTTGGAGACCCCTAGTTTGCTATTCAATGAACTTGACGAGAGTGAATCCGTTGAGTTTAGAGATGGTTTTGAGCGGTTGCAAAAGATTGATGGTGCTCTCTGCTTACACTCTTTCCTAAAGCAGAATCACTTTATCACTTCATACCCAAGCATTTGCCCTTCGCATCCT includes:
- a CDS encoding S1/P1 nuclease, giving the protein MKSKLFVALLLLPLLSLGWGQTGHRVVGEIADRHMSPEARAKVLEILAGESPAMASNWMDFIKSNHDYDHMKKWHYVTIPDSIDYHEADTPHGGDAYLTILRIIEEIESGEFHGWTEAEALKSLIHLVGDLHQPLHVGNGEDRGGNDVRVKWFGEPSNLHRVWDSEMIDGQQLSYTEYTNWVDVATQDQISKWQSDDIQIWMEESKAMRESVYDIEDPERLGYQYNYDHIAELNDRLLRAGIRLAGILNELYG
- a CDS encoding YceI family protein, producing MKSLKFLTTAVAFAMGLSAFGQSYQMSPNSEFTVEGTSNVHDWSAKVTEVTAASTVANDELQSLRLVFKVESMDSGDRLMNKRMHASLEAEDYPDIVFVMKTYQLNGSRATVNGDLTIHGVKRNINVQANFTKLSDGSIKLSGTHSVKFSQHGMSAPSFMFGAMKVADEVNINFALILKR
- a CDS encoding Nramp family divalent metal transporter, with amino-acid sequence MRKVFGPGLLFAATAIGVSHLVQSTRAGAEYGWSFAIIILFANIIKFPFFEFGTRYAEGTGESLISGYTKMGKWVTWIYALSTLASMFTVTGAVSIVTAGLTSHLLGLNVSIEVITTSIFVLCFLWLAFGKFAFLDISIKIITTILAISTLVAFVIAFSDHGRGGNFVLPDFTQGETLVFTIALIGWMPTAVDLSVWNSIWTVEKNGSGGDVKRLKSVLLDFHIGYWLSAISALLFLGLGVMLMYGNAVEFPSGAVGFTGALIDIYTDTLGSGFKMVIVTAATAAMFSTTLSVFDGYGRTTLELSRSLLNTKGLGYWGAVLVVALGGWTLVSLFADRMTDLIEIAMITSFLTSPIVAYFNYKLVNSENFPLTHRPGPFMLKWAQFGLVAIVLLTAVFLAMS
- a CDS encoding acyl-CoA dehydrogenase family protein, giving the protein MHTILSPEREEAIKFVRESARSFAETHIRPHVMEWDEAQTFPVELFRQMGQQGFMGVLVPEEYNGAGMGYAEYIAVIDEISQVCGSIGLSVAAHNSLCTNHILTFGNEEQKKRWIPKLATAEWIGAWGLTETGTGSDAGGMATTAVQDGDDWVLNGSKNFITHAISGEVAVVIARTGEKGDSHGMTAFVVEKGTPGFSGGKKENKLGMRASETACLFFDNCRVPKENVLGNVGEGFIQAMKILDGGRISIAALSLGIAKGAYTAAKAYSKERHQFGQSISKFQAIGFKLAEMATKIHGAELMIQHAGQLKDAGKPVTTESAMAKYYASEISVEVSTDGIQIHGGYGYTKDYPAEKYYRDSKLCTIGEGTTEIQKLVISRNILKD